A stretch of the Uranotaenia lowii strain MFRU-FL chromosome 3, ASM2978415v1, whole genome shotgun sequence genome encodes the following:
- the LOC129756990 gene encoding uncharacterized protein LOC129756990 isoform X2, which translates to MSSKQFRLAMLIHRAYVCSLMGLLVTAHFAAAICSDANADCENDTSASKSKRSALPILNNVEGRGKDFLIFDNHNEVDQDVKPSAALVKQRSGKDLLDDSFQYNKNVAMNLTGKSPNTPPFIMANNLHNGRQNSNPDIQDIITGIVKLLNGNVNVHANTQPTRRYSATRINNRGPPRISDANPAPNDFENEQTTSSRPPYNFERPETPVRPFITGVPIPEQIVPSMQQTFRPGFVSQNRPPWQRPKPRPPISPNRRPMPPYKPYPTNVEYGKPESDPANHPVTTNDNILQSETTTTTTEKYQEESDTKTTTETDNHEIITEIPISENKEVTKPPRKSEKPRKPAPEVKYTIDTPTSSSETPIEISTTTSSEQFQTEVPSVYEINSIEYLPSDSGSTASYSLEPSISGESFITTKELITPTKTMTSTTSSSTSSTTTTSTVISSSSTTTTMAPNHKPEQITTTPSSSSSTPTPALTKTTTDYRFHPRPGLVLDDPDFKPGGNKNPIRTQNPYMQAPDIQTRPQLPPNYGEIFDVTLSAIQGPAGSGSQQTVKINPYYNRPPQNQPNDPDDASIILTANGNDGFVSIDGKRSYIDLFGESKTTTQQPPVQIIPTTTTTEPLTRPTKQTLQPGVTGIGQAVAETEPPPKTNNPSNKQNSPMQHRPQQHRPKYPLPPVRIDTCIVGDDSTCDQAQNERCKTENGVSSCHCRPGYARRKHREPCRRIVSLMLSMRVDKIYERRIVWDSVLANRDSEKFQQLSYEAVRAMDSAMSMTPFSDEFMDARVNSVYTTNPAASGIKGVFVNYTISLDENAETLRPQLKSDIQRHLLGVLHRRNNNIGNSALYVDSPTGAVSSVQDVDECTSEELNDCDEEASCSNLFGTFRCECNFGYRDPWADQPQRAGRECLSCPDSYCNNRGSCMFDNANNKQVCKCVGSYYGAQCEIDGEVLGVAVGASVAAVVIIVLTLICLIMWSRKWQREHKNAMGSPVFGYMGGAQVKTPVMGQAPYQVTLEDRMRWAQIADVMAQANHYAAEPIAPPRPASAMFGYPGRQMGTLSTLSMHGTLPPMHAGTLPPVPLPRSLGIGRNGMRTLENSSSSEEEDRADLLGRNFNVPRPKSRSNASVTSGIYYDVDYAPTGADQMYGISSSLVGPAGTGSGGPAPSIPASKGQPSIPMSTYTSSSTRPVQTTYYK; encoded by the exons ATGTCATCCAAACAGTTTCGCCTGGCCATGCTCATTCATCGGGCGTACGTTTGCAGCTTGATGGGTTTGCTCGTTACGGCGCATTTCGCGGCTGCAATTTGCTCGGATGCAAACGCGGATTGCGAAAACGACACAAGCGCAAGCAAATCGAAACGATCGGCCTTGCCCATACTGAACAATGTCGAGGGGCGCGGCaaagattttctgattttcgacAATCACAATGAGGTAGATCAGGATGTGAAACCTTCTGCCGCATTGGTGAAGCAGCGAAGTGGGAAAGATCTACTGGATGATTCCTTCCAGTACAATAAGAACGTGGCGATGAACTTGACTGGAAAGTCGCCAAATACCCCGCCTTTTATAATGGCCAATAATCTGCACAACGGGCGGCAGAATTCGAATCCGGATATTCAGGATATTATAACTGGGATTGTGAAGTTGCTGAATGGTAATGTGAATGTTCATGCCAATACTCAGCCTACGAGGAGATATTCGGCTACTCGAATCAATAATCGAGGGCCTCCCCGCATTTCGGATGCCAATCCTGCGCCAAATGATTTCGAAAATGAACAAACTACTTCATCAAGACCGCCTTACAATTTCGAAAGACCTGAAACTCCAGTGAGGCCTTTCATAACAGGGGTTCCTATTCCGGAGCAGATCGTTCCTTCGATGCAACAGACCTTTAGGCCAGGATTTGTATCGCAAAACAGGCCTCCATGGCAGAGACCTAAGCCTCGACCTCCTATTTCACCCAATCGACGCCCGATGCCTCCTTACAAACCTTATCCCACGAATGTGGAATACGGAAAGCCAGAAAGCGATCCTGCCAACCACCCCGTTACGACGAATGACAACATTCTTCAGAGTGAAACTACAACCACAACTACGGAGAAGTACCAGGAAGAGTCCGATACGAAAACAACAACCGAAACCGACAATCACGAGATCATTACCGAAATTCCGATCAGCGAAAACAAGGAAGTGACGAAACCTCCACGAAAAAGTGAAAAGCCAAGAAAACCTGCGCCCGAGGTCAAATACACCATCGATACTCCAACGAGCAGCTCCGAAACTCCGATCGAAATCAGTACGACCACATCCTCGGAACAGTTCCAAACCGAAGTTCCCAGCGTCTACGAAATCAACTCAATCGAGTACTTGCCCTCGGATTCTGGTTCAACGGCCAGCTACTCGCTGGAACCATCAATAAGTGGAGAATCTTTCATCACCACCAAGGAACTGATAACTCCTACCAAAACCATGACTTCAACCACATCTTCATCAACTTCCTCAACAACCACCACCTCGACTGTGATCAGTTCTTCATCAACGACAACAACCATGGCACCAAACCACAAACCAGAACAAATCACCACAACACCATCGTCCTCTTCCTCAACCCCTACACCGGCACTAACCAAAACCACCACCGACTACCGGTTCCATCCACGTCCGGGTCTTGTTCTAGACGACCCCGATTTTAAACCCGGTGGCAACAAGAATCCCATCCGAACCCAGAACCCCTACATGCAGGCACCAGACATCCAGACTCGGCCCCAGCTCCCGCCAAACTACGGCGAAATCTTCGACGTCACCCTCTCGGCCATCCAGGGTCCGGCAGGTTCCGGATCCCAGCAAACCGTCAAAATCAACCCCTACTACAACCGACCCCCGCAAAATCAACCCAACGATCCAGACGATGCCAGCATCATCCTGACGGCCAACGGCAACGACGGCTTCGTCTCGATCGACGGCAAACGGTCCTACATCGATCTGTTCGGTGAATCAAAAACCACAACCCAACAACCGCCCGTTCAAATCATCCCGACCACAACAACCACCGAACCCCTCACCCGGCCAACGAAACAAACCCTGCAACCCGGAGTAACCGGAATCGGTCAAGCCGTAGCCGAAACGGAACCTCCACCGAAAACGAACAACCCTAGCAACAAACAAAACTCCCCGATGCAACATCGACCTCAACAACACCGTCCCAAATACCCCCTGCCTCCGGTTCGAATCGATACCTGCATCGTTGGGGACGACTCGACCTGTGATCAGGCCCAAAATGAGCGTTGCAAAACGGAAAATGGCGTATCCAGCTGTCACTGTCGACCGGGCTATGCCCGTCGTAAGCATCGGGAACCCTGTCGAAGGATCGTATCCCTGATGCTATCGATGCGGGTTGACAAGATCTACGAGCGGCGAATTGTGTGGGACAGTGTGCTGGCCAACCGGGACAGTGAGAAGTTCCAGCAGCTCAGCTATGAGGCGGTGCGAGCG ATGGACTCGGCGATGTCGATGACACCATTTTCGGACGAATTTATGGACGCACGGGTGAATTCCGTCTACACGACCAATCCGGCGGCCAGCGGTATTAAAGGGGTTTTCGTGAACTACACGATAAGTTTGGACGAAAATGCGGAAACGCTGAGGCCTCAACTGAAGTCGGACATCCAGCGCCACCTGTTGGGAGTTTTGCACCGGAGGAACAACAACATCGGTAACTCGGCGCTTTATGTGGACAGTCCAACTGGGGCGGTCTCCAGTGTTCAGGATGTAGACGAATGTACCTCGGAGGAGCTGAACGATTGCGATGAGGAGGCCAGCTGCTCTAATCTGTTTGGAACGTTCCGATGCGAGTGTAACTTTGGGTATCGGGACCCATGGGCAGATCAACCTCAAAGGGCTGGAAGAGAGTGTCTTTCCTGTCCGGATTCGTACTGTAACAATCGAGGCAGCTGTATGTTCGATAACGCTAATAACAAGCAGGTCTGCAAGTGCGTCGGCAGCTATTACGGAGCCCAGTGCGAGATTGACGGTGAAGTTTTGGGCGTGGCCGTAGGAGCTTCCGTGGCCGCTGTCGTGATCATAGTTTTGACGTTGATCTGTTTGATCATGTGGAG CCGCAAATGGCAGCGTGAGCACAAAAACGCCATGGGAAGTCCCGTTTTCGGTTACATGGGTGGTGCTCAAGTCAAAACTCCGGTCATGGGTCAAGCACCGTACCAGGTCACCCTGGAAGATCGGATGCGTTGGGCCCAGATTGCTGATGTGATGGCCCAGGCCAATCATTACGCG GCAGAACCAATAGCCCCTCCCCGGCCAGCGTCAGCCATGTTTGGATATCCCGGCCGGCAGATGGGAACGCTAAGCACCCTGAGCATGCACGGAACATTGCCCCCGATGCATGCCGGCACGTTGCCACCGGTTCCGTTACCCAG GTCCCTTGGCATCGGACGTAACGGCATGCGGACCCTGGAGAATTCGAGCTCCAGCGAAGAGGAGGACCGAGCAGATCTGCTCGGGCGGAACTTTAACGTGCCGCGACCGAAAAGTCGAAGCAACGCCAGCGTAACG TCCGGAATCTACTACGACGTGGATTACGCTCCGACGGGCGCCGATCAGATGTACGGCATTAGCAGCAGCCTGGTTGGACCGGCCGGAACCGGAAGCGGAGGACCTGCACCGTCGATACCGGCTTCCAAGGGTCAACCCAGCATACCAATGAGCACCTACACTTCGTCCAGCACCCGGCCAGTACAGACGACCTACTACAAATAG
- the LOC129756990 gene encoding uncharacterized protein LOC129756990 isoform X1, translating into MSSKQFRLAMLIHRAYVCSLMGLLVTAHFAAAICSDANADCENDTSASKSKRSALPILNNVEGRGKDFLIFDNHNEVDQDVKPSAALVKQRSGKDLLDDSFQYNKNVAMNLTGKSPNTPPFIMANNLHNGRQNSNPDIQDIITGIVKLLNGNVNVHANTQPTRRYSATRINNRGPPRISDANPAPNDFENEQTTSSRPPYNFERPETPVRPFITGVPIPEQIVPSMQQTFRPGFVSQNRPPWQRPKPRPPISPNRRPMPPYKPYPTNVEYGKPESDPANHPVTTNDNILQSETTTTTTEKYQEESDTKTTTETDNHEIITEIPISENKEVTKPPRKSEKPRKPAPEVKYTIDTPTSSSETPIEISTTTSSEQFQTEVPSVYEINSIEYLPSDSGSTASYSLEPSISGESFITTKELITPTKTMTSTTSSSTSSTTTTSTVISSSSTTTTMAPNHKPEQITTTPSSSSSTPTPALTKTTTDYRFHPRPGLVLDDPDFKPGGNKNPIRTQNPYMQAPDIQTRPQLPPNYGEIFDVTLSAIQGPAGSGSQQTVKINPYYNRPPQNQPNDPDDASIILTANGNDGFVSIDGKRSYIDLFGESKTTTQQPPVQIIPTTTTTEPLTRPTKQTLQPGVTGIGQAVAETEPPPKTNNPSNKQNSPMQHRPQQHRPKYPLPPVRIDTCIVGDDSTCDQAQNERCKTENGVSSCHCRPGYARRKHREPCRRIVSLMLSMRVDKIYERRIVWDSVLANRDSEKFQQLSYEAVRAMDSAMSMTPFSDEFMDARVNSVYTTNPAASGIKGVFVNYTISLDENAETLRPQLKSDIQRHLLGVLHRRNNNIGNSALYVDSPTGAVSSVQDVDECTSEELNDCDEEASCSNLFGTFRCECNFGYRDPWADQPQRAGRECLSCPDSYCNNRGSCMFDNANNKQVCKCVGSYYGAQCEIDGEVLGVAVGASVAAVVIIVLTLICLIMWSRKWQREHKNAMGSPVFGYMGGAQVKTPVMGQAPYQVTLEDRMRWAQIADVMAQANHYAAEPIAPPRPASAMFGYPGRQMGTLSTLSMHGTLPPMHAGTLPPVPLPRFPILDRSLGIGRNGMRTLENSSSSEEEDRADLLGRNFNVPRPKSRSNASVTSGIYYDVDYAPTGADQMYGISSSLVGPAGTGSGGPAPSIPASKGQPSIPMSTYTSSSTRPVQTTYYK; encoded by the exons ATGTCATCCAAACAGTTTCGCCTGGCCATGCTCATTCATCGGGCGTACGTTTGCAGCTTGATGGGTTTGCTCGTTACGGCGCATTTCGCGGCTGCAATTTGCTCGGATGCAAACGCGGATTGCGAAAACGACACAAGCGCAAGCAAATCGAAACGATCGGCCTTGCCCATACTGAACAATGTCGAGGGGCGCGGCaaagattttctgattttcgacAATCACAATGAGGTAGATCAGGATGTGAAACCTTCTGCCGCATTGGTGAAGCAGCGAAGTGGGAAAGATCTACTGGATGATTCCTTCCAGTACAATAAGAACGTGGCGATGAACTTGACTGGAAAGTCGCCAAATACCCCGCCTTTTATAATGGCCAATAATCTGCACAACGGGCGGCAGAATTCGAATCCGGATATTCAGGATATTATAACTGGGATTGTGAAGTTGCTGAATGGTAATGTGAATGTTCATGCCAATACTCAGCCTACGAGGAGATATTCGGCTACTCGAATCAATAATCGAGGGCCTCCCCGCATTTCGGATGCCAATCCTGCGCCAAATGATTTCGAAAATGAACAAACTACTTCATCAAGACCGCCTTACAATTTCGAAAGACCTGAAACTCCAGTGAGGCCTTTCATAACAGGGGTTCCTATTCCGGAGCAGATCGTTCCTTCGATGCAACAGACCTTTAGGCCAGGATTTGTATCGCAAAACAGGCCTCCATGGCAGAGACCTAAGCCTCGACCTCCTATTTCACCCAATCGACGCCCGATGCCTCCTTACAAACCTTATCCCACGAATGTGGAATACGGAAAGCCAGAAAGCGATCCTGCCAACCACCCCGTTACGACGAATGACAACATTCTTCAGAGTGAAACTACAACCACAACTACGGAGAAGTACCAGGAAGAGTCCGATACGAAAACAACAACCGAAACCGACAATCACGAGATCATTACCGAAATTCCGATCAGCGAAAACAAGGAAGTGACGAAACCTCCACGAAAAAGTGAAAAGCCAAGAAAACCTGCGCCCGAGGTCAAATACACCATCGATACTCCAACGAGCAGCTCCGAAACTCCGATCGAAATCAGTACGACCACATCCTCGGAACAGTTCCAAACCGAAGTTCCCAGCGTCTACGAAATCAACTCAATCGAGTACTTGCCCTCGGATTCTGGTTCAACGGCCAGCTACTCGCTGGAACCATCAATAAGTGGAGAATCTTTCATCACCACCAAGGAACTGATAACTCCTACCAAAACCATGACTTCAACCACATCTTCATCAACTTCCTCAACAACCACCACCTCGACTGTGATCAGTTCTTCATCAACGACAACAACCATGGCACCAAACCACAAACCAGAACAAATCACCACAACACCATCGTCCTCTTCCTCAACCCCTACACCGGCACTAACCAAAACCACCACCGACTACCGGTTCCATCCACGTCCGGGTCTTGTTCTAGACGACCCCGATTTTAAACCCGGTGGCAACAAGAATCCCATCCGAACCCAGAACCCCTACATGCAGGCACCAGACATCCAGACTCGGCCCCAGCTCCCGCCAAACTACGGCGAAATCTTCGACGTCACCCTCTCGGCCATCCAGGGTCCGGCAGGTTCCGGATCCCAGCAAACCGTCAAAATCAACCCCTACTACAACCGACCCCCGCAAAATCAACCCAACGATCCAGACGATGCCAGCATCATCCTGACGGCCAACGGCAACGACGGCTTCGTCTCGATCGACGGCAAACGGTCCTACATCGATCTGTTCGGTGAATCAAAAACCACAACCCAACAACCGCCCGTTCAAATCATCCCGACCACAACAACCACCGAACCCCTCACCCGGCCAACGAAACAAACCCTGCAACCCGGAGTAACCGGAATCGGTCAAGCCGTAGCCGAAACGGAACCTCCACCGAAAACGAACAACCCTAGCAACAAACAAAACTCCCCGATGCAACATCGACCTCAACAACACCGTCCCAAATACCCCCTGCCTCCGGTTCGAATCGATACCTGCATCGTTGGGGACGACTCGACCTGTGATCAGGCCCAAAATGAGCGTTGCAAAACGGAAAATGGCGTATCCAGCTGTCACTGTCGACCGGGCTATGCCCGTCGTAAGCATCGGGAACCCTGTCGAAGGATCGTATCCCTGATGCTATCGATGCGGGTTGACAAGATCTACGAGCGGCGAATTGTGTGGGACAGTGTGCTGGCCAACCGGGACAGTGAGAAGTTCCAGCAGCTCAGCTATGAGGCGGTGCGAGCG ATGGACTCGGCGATGTCGATGACACCATTTTCGGACGAATTTATGGACGCACGGGTGAATTCCGTCTACACGACCAATCCGGCGGCCAGCGGTATTAAAGGGGTTTTCGTGAACTACACGATAAGTTTGGACGAAAATGCGGAAACGCTGAGGCCTCAACTGAAGTCGGACATCCAGCGCCACCTGTTGGGAGTTTTGCACCGGAGGAACAACAACATCGGTAACTCGGCGCTTTATGTGGACAGTCCAACTGGGGCGGTCTCCAGTGTTCAGGATGTAGACGAATGTACCTCGGAGGAGCTGAACGATTGCGATGAGGAGGCCAGCTGCTCTAATCTGTTTGGAACGTTCCGATGCGAGTGTAACTTTGGGTATCGGGACCCATGGGCAGATCAACCTCAAAGGGCTGGAAGAGAGTGTCTTTCCTGTCCGGATTCGTACTGTAACAATCGAGGCAGCTGTATGTTCGATAACGCTAATAACAAGCAGGTCTGCAAGTGCGTCGGCAGCTATTACGGAGCCCAGTGCGAGATTGACGGTGAAGTTTTGGGCGTGGCCGTAGGAGCTTCCGTGGCCGCTGTCGTGATCATAGTTTTGACGTTGATCTGTTTGATCATGTGGAG CCGCAAATGGCAGCGTGAGCACAAAAACGCCATGGGAAGTCCCGTTTTCGGTTACATGGGTGGTGCTCAAGTCAAAACTCCGGTCATGGGTCAAGCACCGTACCAGGTCACCCTGGAAGATCGGATGCGTTGGGCCCAGATTGCTGATGTGATGGCCCAGGCCAATCATTACGCG GCAGAACCAATAGCCCCTCCCCGGCCAGCGTCAGCCATGTTTGGATATCCCGGCCGGCAGATGGGAACGCTAAGCACCCTGAGCATGCACGGAACATTGCCCCCGATGCATGCCGGCACGTTGCCACCGGTTCCGTTACCCAG ATTTCCTATCCTCGACAGGTCCCTTGGCATCGGACGTAACGGCATGCGGACCCTGGAGAATTCGAGCTCCAGCGAAGAGGAGGACCGAGCAGATCTGCTCGGGCGGAACTTTAACGTGCCGCGACCGAAAAGTCGAAGCAACGCCAGCGTAACG TCCGGAATCTACTACGACGTGGATTACGCTCCGACGGGCGCCGATCAGATGTACGGCATTAGCAGCAGCCTGGTTGGACCGGCCGGAACCGGAAGCGGAGGACCTGCACCGTCGATACCGGCTTCCAAGGGTCAACCCAGCATACCAATGAGCACCTACACTTCGTCCAGCACCCGGCCAGTACAGACGACCTACTACAAATAG